A part of Bacillus thuringiensis genomic DNA contains:
- a CDS encoding AbrB/MazE/SpoVT family DNA-binding domain-containing protein: MKATGIIRKVDELGRIVIPKELREVLGIQIKSPLEIFVEEEKIILQKYQPYNACQITGDVSDQNISLANGNITVSIDGAKHLIKEIEKFLNKSEA, from the coding sequence ATGAAAGCAACAGGAATTATTCGAAAAGTAGACGAATTAGGACGAATTGTTATTCCTAAAGAGTTACGAGAAGTATTAGGAATACAAATTAAATCACCACTTGAAATTTTCGTAGAAGAAGAAAAAATCATTTTACAAAAATATCAACCTTACAATGCTTGTCAAATAACAGGTGATGTTTCAGATCAAAACATATCATTAGCAAATGGAAACATTACTGTTAGTATAGATGGAGCGAAACATTTAATAAAAGAAATAGAGAAGTTTTTAAATAAGAGTGAGGCTTAG
- a CDS encoding serine protease, with the protein MNSSTANKQKGIQLIPFTVDKVVEQVNEIPPGVQLIHAPQVWEKSAKGKDIVVAVLDTGCDVNHIDLKDRIIGGRNFTKDYEGDPNIYLDNNGHGTHVAGTIAATENGVGVLGVAPLAKMLVLKVLAGDGSGSYEQIIEAIHYAVNWRGPNKERVRVISMSLGGPQDVPELHEAIQNAVKQDVLVVCAAGNNGDCNDNTEELDFPGAYAEVIEVGAVNLERKIACFSNSNQEIDLVAPGDEILSTYPEGKYAVLSGTSMATPHVAGALALLIQQCEREYGRKLSEPEIYAQLIKRTVPLGYERTSEGNGLIDLLKE; encoded by the coding sequence ATGAATAGTAGTACAGCGAATAAACAAAAAGGTATACAATTGATTCCTTTTACAGTAGATAAGGTGGTTGAACAAGTAAATGAAATTCCACCAGGTGTACAACTCATTCATGCTCCACAAGTATGGGAGAAGAGTGCGAAAGGAAAAGATATTGTTGTTGCCGTATTAGATACAGGCTGTGATGTGAATCATATAGATTTAAAGGATCGCATTATCGGCGGAAGAAATTTCACGAAAGATTACGAAGGGGATCCAAATATTTATCTTGATAATAACGGACACGGTACTCATGTAGCGGGGACAATTGCAGCGACTGAAAATGGTGTCGGTGTTTTAGGAGTCGCACCACTTGCTAAAATGTTAGTATTAAAGGTTTTAGCGGGAGATGGTTCTGGAAGTTATGAGCAAATTATTGAGGCGATTCATTATGCTGTAAATTGGAGAGGGCCTAATAAAGAAAGAGTTAGAGTCATTTCAATGTCACTTGGTGGCCCGCAAGACGTTCCGGAATTACATGAAGCAATTCAAAACGCGGTAAAGCAAGATGTTCTTGTCGTATGTGCTGCTGGGAATAATGGAGATTGTAATGATAACACGGAGGAACTAGATTTCCCAGGTGCGTACGCAGAAGTAATTGAAGTCGGTGCTGTCAATTTAGAACGGAAAATCGCATGTTTTAGTAATTCGAATCAAGAAATTGATTTAGTGGCGCCAGGCGATGAAATATTATCTACGTATCCTGAAGGGAAATATGCGGTATTAAGTGGAACTTCTATGGCGACACCGCATGTTGCTGGAGCGCTCGCATTACTCATTCAGCAGTGTGAGAGGGAATATGGTAGAAAGTTATCAGAGCCAGAAATATATGCACAACTTATTAAAAGAACTGTACCTTTAGGGTATGAACGTACATCTGAAGGGAATGGATTAATAGATTTATTAAAAGAATAG
- a CDS encoding ABC transporter ATP-binding protein has protein sequence MAELVLDHIFKVYDNKTTAVSDFHLHIEDKEFIVFVGPSGCGKSTTLRMIAGLEDISDGSFYIDGERMNNVAPKDRNIAMVFQNYALYPHMTVYDNIAFGLKLRKLPKDEINRRVTEAAKILGLEDYLQRKPKALSGGQRQRVALGRAIVRDAKVFLMDEPLSNLDAKLRVSMRSEISKLHRRLNTTTIYVTHDQTEAMTMASRLVVMKDGLIQQVGTPKEVYDTPENIFVGGFIGSPAMNFFTGTLQENYFYIENIRFKVPDGQLKTLKQKGYNGQKIILGIRPEDIHDEPIVLQSSPESTVEITVEVAELLGAETMIHGKLSNQNFVARINARSEIKANDALPLAFSLTKAHFFDIATEQRIRNN, from the coding sequence ATGGCCGAACTTGTATTAGATCATATTTTTAAAGTGTATGATAATAAAACCACTGCTGTTTCTGACTTTCATTTACATATTGAAGATAAAGAGTTTATCGTATTTGTCGGTCCTTCTGGATGCGGAAAATCAACAACTCTACGCATGATCGCAGGTCTAGAAGACATTTCCGATGGTTCGTTTTATATTGATGGAGAGCGTATGAATAATGTCGCTCCAAAAGATCGCAACATTGCGATGGTATTTCAAAATTACGCACTATACCCGCATATGACTGTTTATGACAATATCGCGTTTGGCTTAAAACTACGCAAACTTCCAAAAGATGAAATTAATCGCCGAGTAACGGAGGCAGCGAAAATCTTAGGGCTTGAAGATTACTTACAACGAAAACCAAAAGCATTATCAGGTGGACAACGCCAACGGGTTGCACTAGGAAGAGCTATCGTCCGTGACGCAAAAGTATTTTTAATGGACGAGCCTCTATCGAATTTAGACGCAAAATTACGCGTCAGTATGCGTTCAGAAATCTCCAAACTGCATCGTCGTTTAAATACGACCACTATTTATGTAACACATGATCAAACAGAAGCCATGACAATGGCATCACGCCTTGTTGTTATGAAAGATGGGCTCATCCAGCAAGTTGGTACTCCAAAAGAAGTATATGATACTCCTGAAAACATATTTGTTGGTGGATTCATTGGTTCTCCAGCTATGAATTTCTTTACCGGGACATTACAAGAGAACTATTTCTATATAGAAAATATTCGCTTCAAAGTACCAGATGGCCAACTAAAAACATTAAAGCAAAAAGGATATAATGGACAAAAAATCATACTTGGCATTCGTCCTGAAGACATTCATGATGAACCAATCGTTCTTCAATCTTCACCTGAATCCACAGTCGAAATTACAGTAGAAGTTGCTGAATTATTAGGTGCTGAAACGATGATTCATGGAAAACTTTCGAATCAAAACTTTGTTGCGCGAATTAATGCTCGTTCCGAGATTAAAGCTAACGATGCACTTCCATTAGCTTTTAGTTTAACGAAAGCACACTTTTTCGATATCGCCACCGAACAACGTATTCGTAATAATTAA
- a CDS encoding PucR family transcriptional regulator has product MIQQLKTYYGKDIKINEVVLSEDYSWFVVEGNKVGIRKTRLHQKEHQLLSFILTPIHTDTFYETKKEKSWYEVLYKNKNIPIVFVRFLHFFTTHPIVEREEFQYALQSMFPVTTTTIWETSQTGVLVLEENVPESVLQAALDTLETDFFISLSFFMGRHYTQTNDIAQLYQWERNLFSLLSPYLSQKITYIEQLLPYQLMISLPKEVKEKYTNQLLAHLSNNKELIDSVKVFFQCNLNVSLAAKQLYLHRNTLQYRIDKFIEKTGINIKTFEGAVAVYMAFLSLDIS; this is encoded by the coding sequence ATGATTCAACAATTAAAAACATATTATGGTAAGGATATCAAAATCAATGAAGTTGTTCTATCTGAGGATTATAGCTGGTTTGTAGTTGAAGGAAACAAAGTTGGGATTCGAAAAACTCGATTACATCAAAAGGAACATCAATTGCTTTCATTCATCTTAACGCCCATTCATACTGATACATTTTATGAAACAAAGAAAGAAAAATCGTGGTATGAAGTATTATATAAAAATAAGAACATCCCTATAGTATTTGTCCGTTTTTTACACTTCTTCACAACGCATCCTATAGTAGAAAGAGAAGAATTTCAATACGCTTTACAGTCTATGTTTCCTGTCACCACTACAACAATATGGGAAACTTCGCAAACCGGCGTGCTCGTCTTAGAAGAAAATGTACCAGAATCTGTATTGCAAGCAGCCCTTGACACACTAGAAACAGATTTTTTTATATCCCTATCCTTTTTTATGGGTAGACACTATACGCAAACAAATGACATTGCTCAACTATATCAATGGGAGCGAAATTTATTTTCTCTGCTTTCTCCCTATTTATCCCAAAAAATTACATACATTGAACAACTACTTCCTTATCAATTAATGATCTCATTACCGAAAGAAGTAAAAGAAAAATACACGAATCAATTATTAGCACACCTTTCTAATAACAAAGAACTAATAGATAGTGTTAAAGTATTCTTCCAATGTAATTTAAATGTATCACTTGCAGCTAAACAATTATATTTACATCGTAATACTTTACAATATCGAATTGATAAATTTATTGAAAAGACAGGAATTAATATAAAAACTTTTGAAGGTGCAGTAGCAGTTTATATGGCGTTTCTTTCTTTAGATATCTCGTGA
- a CDS encoding AraC family transcriptional regulator yields MSNEVYEIPQFQRNHLSVKLLYITKSKYDKDWHSTIHAHHFTELLYITKGKGTFIFYKEEIPVQEHNLIIINPNIEHTEKSDTNHPLEYIALGIQGLSFSSIENPSPVTIHNYKQDQKNFLFYLQQLVEEVENHQEDYDLIIQNILEILLLKMMRKKSFNVEKTSTQKINKDIEFIKNYIKQHFHENISLDTLARISHINKYYLSHSFRKFVGVSPIEYLIQTRIRESKILLETTNYSISNISTITGFSSQSFFAQSFKRETNLSPSQYRSAINSSKNIPDSSAKI; encoded by the coding sequence TTGTCCAATGAAGTATATGAGATTCCACAATTTCAACGAAACCATCTTTCAGTAAAACTTCTTTATATAACAAAATCAAAATACGATAAAGATTGGCATAGCACCATTCATGCGCATCACTTTACAGAGCTATTATATATTACCAAGGGCAAAGGAACTTTTATCTTTTACAAAGAAGAGATTCCCGTCCAAGAGCACAATTTGATTATCATCAATCCAAATATCGAGCACACAGAAAAGTCTGATACGAATCATCCACTCGAATACATCGCACTTGGTATTCAAGGTCTGTCCTTTTCATCCATAGAAAATCCTAGTCCAGTCACCATTCATAACTATAAACAGGATCAAAAAAACTTCCTCTTCTATCTTCAGCAATTGGTCGAGGAAGTAGAAAACCATCAGGAAGATTATGATTTAATTATACAAAATATTCTGGAAATATTACTACTTAAAATGATGAGAAAAAAATCTTTTAATGTAGAGAAAACATCTACTCAAAAAATCAATAAAGATATTGAATTTATTAAAAACTATATTAAGCAGCATTTTCACGAAAATATTAGCCTGGATACATTAGCTCGAATTAGTCATATAAACAAATATTACCTATCCCATTCTTTCAGGAAATTCGTCGGCGTTTCGCCTATTGAATACTTAATTCAAACTCGTATTAGAGAAAGTAAAATATTATTAGAAACTACCAATTATTCGATTTCTAATATTTCAACTATTACCGGGTTTTCTTCCCAATCATTCTTTGCACAATCATTTAAACGAGAAACGAATCTATCTCCTTCACAATACAGAAGCGCTATAAATTCTAGCAAAAATATACCAGATTCTAGTGCGAAAATTTAG